The following DNA comes from Leifsonia sp. 1010.
CCACGGTGACGAGGGAGTCGTCGGCGCGCGGAGCGATCGATCGCGAGTTGGCGACCACGGCGTAGCCGAGGCCGCGGTAGCCCTCGACCAGACCCGCGCCGATGCCCTGGGATGCGCCGGTGATGACGGCGACCTTACGAGTGTCCATTGTGCTGATTCCTTACTAGATGGTCGGTCTACTATTAATCGGGATCAGTTATAGACGACTGGTCGTATAATTGCAAGCATGGGACGGACATCAGACGCACGAGAGCGCATTCTGGCGGCGGGAGCGGACCTCTTCGGTCGCCGCTCGTACGCCAGCATCGGCGTGGCGGAGATCTGCGCGGAGGCCGGGGTGCCCAAGGGCAGCTTCTACTACTTCTTCCCGTCCAAGCAGGCGCTCGCTCTCGAGGTGATCGACCGGCATTGGGAGTGGCAGCGCGGGGAGTGGCAGCGCATCCTCTCCACCCCCGGGCCCATCGTCGACCGCCTCCGCGACCTGTTCGTGGCCACGGCGGAGATGCAGAACGAGGCGCTGCGGGGAAAGGGCGCCGTCGTCGGCTGCCTGTTCGGCAACCTGGCCCTGGAGGTGAGCGAGCAGGACGACCCGGTCCGCGCACGCCTCCAGCAGATCTTCGAGGAGCAGATCGACATCGTCGAGGCGGCGCTCGGCGAAGCGCAGGAGGCGGGGGAGCTCTCCGCTGTCGATGTCCGAGAGTCGGCGAAGGCGATCGTGGCGCAGATCGAAGGCCTGGTGCTCCTCGCCAAGCTCTACAACGACCCCGGCCAACTGGACAGCTTGTGGGCCAACAGCATGCGCCTGCTCGGGCTGACGGAGGCCGCGGGAGCGGTCTGACGCGCCGGGGCGTCAGCCGGTGCCCGGACGGCCCGGACGGCTCTGACGGCCCGGACGGCCCGGACGGCTCGTGTCAGCCGGGGACGCGCGGCGGCGCGGTGCTCTGCCGCACAACCAGTTGGGGGATCGGGTACTCCGCCGCGATCGCCGTCGGGTCCCCTCCTTCGAGCTGGGTGATCAGCACGTCGATCGCGTGCGCCCCCAGCCAGGCGAAGTCCTGCCGGATCGTGGTCAGCGGCGGCGCGAAGTGCTTCGCCTCCGGGATGTCGTCGAAACCGACGATGCTGAGGTCGCCCGGGATGGAGAGCCCGAGGTCGGCGGCGGCGTGCATGAGGCCGAGCGCCATCTGGTCGTTGGAGGCGAACACCGCGGTGAAGTCGGGGTGGTCGAGAAGCTTCAGGCCGACCTCGTAGCCGAGGTCGGCCGTCCAGTCGCCCAGGACCGGCGCGGTCGCCGGCAGATCGTGGTCGGAGAGCTCGGCGAGGAAGCCGTTCATACGATCCTCCGCCTCGTTCCAGTCCTGCGGGCCGGCGAGGTGGCGGATGCGCGTGTGCCCGAGCTCGATCAGGTGCCGTGTCGCCAGACGCGCGCCGGCCTCCTGGTCGAAGGCCGCCACCCGGCCGTCGCTGTCGTCCTTCCAGTGCATGCTCACGAAGGGCACGCGCACTGCCACTCGCTGCAGGGCCTCATGGGCGCGCTGCTGCGGTGCGATCACGACAACGCCGTCGACTCCCTGCGCCGAGAACGCGTCGAGTGCCTCCGAAATCGCGGCGTCGTCCTCACGGGCCAGCGTCGCCGAGAGGATGGCGTAGCCGCGCGCCCGCGCCGCCTCGTCGATCGCCGCGGCCGCGCTGAACGGTCCGTAGTGCGACCGGGCGGAGACCAGCAGTCCGATCGTCTTCGAGCGGGAGGTGGCCAGCGCCCGCGCCGCGCTGTTCGGCCGCCAGGAGTGCTCCTCGATGACCTTCCGCACCTGCGCTTCGGTCGACGGCTTGATGTAGCGCTCGCCGTTCAGCACCCGCGAGACCGTCTGGCGCGACACACCGGCCAGCCGTGCGATGTCCCGGATGGAGAGCGCGCGCTGCTCGTCGGGTGGGTGCTTGTCCATGCATCCTGTCTCGTCGGCGAGAGCGGCAGCGCTGCCACGCTCGGTGAACGTTTTCCATCATATTTTTTCGCGGACCACTTGACTGACGCCCGGCTCAGGTCATAACGTCTAACCCGTTCTGGGACCGGTCACATATATCGCGTACGGACCAGCATACGACGAGGGAGTCGCACATGACAGCAGCAATCGGACCGCACAGCAGCGGCCGTTCCTGCAGCTCCCGGTCGCACGCTGCGACGGGGGCGCGTGACAGTTCCGAGCTCGGCGAGCTCGTGCGCAGTGGGCGCACGGGTCGCCTCACCGCTCGAAAGGAATCACAGTGAAGTTCAGGAAAGTCGCACTCGCTGCGGCCGCGCTCGGCATCGCCGTCGCGCTCGCCGCGTGCACCGGAGGCCGCGGCGGCGGAACAGGGTCGAGCACCGACAACAAGGGCGCGCTGGTCGGCGTCGCGATGCCGACGAAGGTGTCCGAGCGCTGGATCGCGGACGGCAATGCGGTCAAGTCGGACCTGCAGAAGAACGGCTACAAGGTCGACCTCGAGTACGCCAACAACGACATCCCGACCCAGGTGCAGCAGGTCAACACGATGATCACCAAGGGCGCCAAGGTGCTCATCATCGCCTCCATCGACGGTGGATCGCTCACCGACCAGCTCGACGCGGCCGCCAAGGCGGGCATCAAGGTCATCTCCTACGACCGACTGCTCACCGGCGACAAGAACGTCGACTACTACGTGTCGTTCGACAACTACAAGGTCGGCGTCTACCAGGCCAACTCGCTCCTCACCGGCCTCGGCGTCATCGACAAGGACGGCAAGCCGACCGGACAGAAAGGCCCGTTCAACATCGAGGTCTTCGCCGGAAGCCCCGACGACAACAACGCGACCTTCTTCTACAACGGTGCGATGGACACCCTGAAGCCGTACATCGCCGACGGCACCCTGGTCGTCAAGAGCGGGCAGACCAACTTCAACCAGGTCGCCATCCTGCGCTGGGACCCGGCGACCGCCAAGGCGCGCATGCAGGACCTCATCGCCAAGTCGTACTCCACCGGCACCGCGGTGCAGGGCGTGCTCTCGCCCTACGACGGTCTGTCCGACGGCATCCTGAGCGCGCTCGAGGGCGCCGGCTACGGGTCGGGCGGCAAGAAGCTCCCGATCATCACCGGTCAGGACGCCGAGGTCGCCAGTGTGAAGCAGATCATCGCGGGGACGCAGTACTCGACGATCTACAAGGACACCCGCAAGCTGGCGAACGAGGCCGCCAAGATGGCGAACGACCTGCTCTCCGGCAAGAAGCCCGAGGTGAACGACACCAAGAGCTACGACAACAAGGTCAAGGTCGTCCCGAGCTACCTGTTCCAGCCGGTCGTCGTCACCAAGGAGAACTACAAGGAGATCCTGGTCGACAGCGGTTACTACAAGGAGTCCGACCTTCAGTAGGTCCGGCCTGACGGCCCGGGCCGGTCGGTGACAACGCCGCCGGCCCGGGCCTCATTCGCCAAGCAAGGGAGACCATGGCCAACACGATTCTCGAGATGCGAAACATCTCGAAGTCCTTCCCCGGCGTCAAGGCGCTGCAGGATGTCTCGATCAGCGTCGAGGAGGGATCCGTCCACGCGATCTGCGGCGAGAACGGAGCAGGCAAGTCCACGCTCATGAAGGTGCTGTCTGGGGTGTACCCGCACGGCACCTTCGAGGGCGAGATCGTCATGAACGGCGAACCCGTCGAGTTCCGGTCGATCAACGACTCCGAAGCGGCCGGCATCGTCATCATCCACCAGGAGCTGGCGCTGTCGCCCTACCT
Coding sequences within:
- a CDS encoding TetR/AcrR family transcriptional regulator is translated as MGRTSDARERILAAGADLFGRRSYASIGVAEICAEAGVPKGSFYYFFPSKQALALEVIDRHWEWQRGEWQRILSTPGPIVDRLRDLFVATAEMQNEALRGKGAVVGCLFGNLALEVSEQDDPVRARLQQIFEEQIDIVEAALGEAQEAGELSAVDVRESAKAIVAQIEGLVLLAKLYNDPGQLDSLWANSMRLLGLTEAAGAV
- a CDS encoding LacI family DNA-binding transcriptional regulator, encoding MDKHPPDEQRALSIRDIARLAGVSRQTVSRVLNGERYIKPSTEAQVRKVIEEHSWRPNSAARALATSRSKTIGLLVSARSHYGPFSAAAAIDEAARARGYAILSATLAREDDAAISEALDAFSAQGVDGVVVIAPQQRAHEALQRVAVRVPFVSMHWKDDSDGRVAAFDQEAGARLATRHLIELGHTRIRHLAGPQDWNEAEDRMNGFLAELSDHDLPATAPVLGDWTADLGYEVGLKLLDHPDFTAVFASNDQMALGLMHAAADLGLSIPGDLSIVGFDDIPEAKHFAPPLTTIRQDFAWLGAHAIDVLITQLEGGDPTAIAAEYPIPQLVVRQSTAPPRVPG
- the chvE gene encoding multiple monosaccharide ABC transporter substrate-binding protein; the encoded protein is MKFRKVALAAAALGIAVALAACTGGRGGGTGSSTDNKGALVGVAMPTKVSERWIADGNAVKSDLQKNGYKVDLEYANNDIPTQVQQVNTMITKGAKVLIIASIDGGSLTDQLDAAAKAGIKVISYDRLLTGDKNVDYYVSFDNYKVGVYQANSLLTGLGVIDKDGKPTGQKGPFNIEVFAGSPDDNNATFFYNGAMDTLKPYIADGTLVVKSGQTNFNQVAILRWDPATAKARMQDLIAKSYSTGTAVQGVLSPYDGLSDGILSALEGAGYGSGGKKLPIITGQDAEVASVKQIIAGTQYSTIYKDTRKLANEAAKMANDLLSGKKPEVNDTKSYDNKVKVVPSYLFQPVVVTKENYKEILVDSGYYKESDLQ